Proteins found in one Mucilaginibacter gracilis genomic segment:
- a CDS encoding helix-turn-helix domain-containing protein — protein sequence MKADTIVQISNRIKERRREKNITVQELADKANVSKGLISQIENSRTIPSLIVLIDIIKALGIDLNVFFKDIKTGSEQPIVLTKRKDEYVSFEKEDAIGFNYNRIFSQSINKGTVDIVLLELTVGSSRPMVQTEAFEYKYIIEGVADYHIANEVYTLHPGDSILFDGRVPHTPKNAGSSKLSMLVVYFFETGDN from the coding sequence ATGAAAGCAGATACCATAGTCCAAATCAGTAACCGAATAAAAGAAAGACGACGTGAAAAAAACATTACTGTACAGGAATTAGCTGATAAGGCCAATGTAAGTAAAGGTTTAATATCACAAATTGAAAACAGCCGCACCATCCCCTCGCTGATCGTTTTAATTGATATTATTAAAGCATTGGGGATCGACCTTAATGTCTTTTTCAAAGATATTAAAACCGGCAGCGAACAGCCCATAGTTTTAACAAAGCGTAAGGATGAATATGTATCTTTTGAAAAGGAGGATGCCATCGGTTTTAATTACAATCGCATTTTTAGTCAGTCTATTAATAAAGGAACCGTTGATATTGTATTGCTTGAATTAACGGTTGGTTCCAGCCGGCCCATGGTACAAACAGAAGCTTTTGAATACAAATATATTATTGAAGGCGTAGCCGACTACCACATAGCCAACGAAGTGTATACATTGCATCCGGGCGATTCAATACTTTTTGATGGACGTGTACCGCATACTCCAAAAAATGCAGGCTCTTCTAAACTCAGTATGCTGGTTGTTTACTTTTTTGAAACCGGGGATAATTAA
- a CDS encoding SusC/RagA family TonB-linked outer membrane protein, whose product MDKIYYREGIFTPFFLTIPKQLYKTTIAALLLSFICISAQAQSVVTGVVKDANGITLPGVNVRVKTTTTGTSTGNNGEYSIKVPNNNVTLEFTYIGYVTKDVLLTDKTSLNIVLEDESTKLNEVVVVGYGAQKKSTLTGATSQISSEEIMKSPAINVTNSLIGKLPGLQAVQSSGQPGADAATIKIRGAATFNNSTAIVVVDGIERPSFGDIDPNEIETITVLKDAASTSIYGIKGANGVIVITTKQGKIGKPQVTYTGNYALQTYTGLPIGLDSYDNARLQNQAFKNDGQNAPWTDDELQKFKDGSDPYGYPDVKWFDYLTKKFYMQTQHNINISGGTKVARYFVSAGYAFQDGIFKSFDSPYGINTVPNNSRYNFRSNLDLTLSKDLTVGIKLGGRFSQRYQPSGLLSTSAFSYDTIEGLISRILQVPSYAYPVTLPDGRIAQNPGVGTNIWNPYAVLTRFGTRYDDNNTIESTFNINYKLDFITKGLSFKTNFGYDSYYTNVEHRNANWAAYVWDRKTGAITLSTDTRNRDEPLGAITVTSPAGTPPSGNTTTSIQSGFYYNRSFGQHSISGLLLGVRQLIQGPTDPTISTVLTSPPQAAQGIVGRATYNYAEKYFLEFSAAYNGSENFEPPSYGTAHQYGFFPAISAGWTLSNESFFPKNKAVTYVKFRGSYGLVGNDKLNSNRFLFLTTYGPGSSVLFGSPNSTTSYPTNTISALGNPEVTWETGTKRNLGLETRFLNDKLKLTVDIFDETRKDILQTPKSGLLSFGYTYPKLNVGKVYNKGYEIELDYQGRIGQVALGINGQLSYAKNVVLNNDEPLGLPEGSKVAGKSIDQFIGYVTEGFYKDAADIANSPKPQGVTPIPGDLKFKDTNGDGVITTDDFQAIGYTPNPEYIYSFTPRVAYKDITLSVQFQGVAHVSSKYILNEQNNGQQMYPFMLNSWTPDNAATATWPALHARGYTGSNYVLNDFILQNAAYLKIRNVELAYTLPKKWTNALKIAGARVYVNGTNLYTWTPFKMYVDPENLNMVNQAFPLTAVYPSSRVFNVGLNINF is encoded by the coding sequence ATGGATAAAATATACTATCGAGAAGGAATTTTTACGCCCTTTTTTTTAACAATTCCTAAACAACTGTACAAAACTACTATAGCTGCATTATTGCTTAGTTTTATTTGTATTTCCGCACAGGCGCAATCTGTTGTGACTGGTGTTGTAAAAGATGCTAACGGCATTACGCTGCCAGGCGTAAACGTGAGAGTTAAAACTACAACTACCGGTACATCAACAGGTAATAATGGAGAATACAGTATTAAAGTTCCCAATAACAACGTAACACTCGAATTTACTTACATCGGCTACGTTACCAAAGATGTTTTGCTGACGGATAAAACTTCGCTAAACATTGTTTTAGAAGATGAATCTACGAAGCTGAACGAAGTTGTGGTAGTAGGTTACGGCGCGCAGAAGAAGAGTACGCTAACCGGTGCTACCTCACAGATATCCTCTGAGGAGATCATGAAATCACCTGCTATTAATGTAACCAACTCGTTAATAGGGAAATTGCCAGGTTTACAAGCTGTACAAAGCAGCGGGCAGCCCGGTGCGGATGCCGCTACTATTAAGATAAGGGGCGCAGCAACTTTTAACAACTCAACTGCAATTGTGGTGGTGGATGGTATTGAGCGGCCAAGTTTCGGCGATATCGACCCAAACGAGATAGAGACTATTACCGTGTTGAAAGACGCGGCATCAACATCTATATATGGTATAAAAGGAGCAAACGGCGTAATTGTAATAACTACTAAGCAAGGTAAAATAGGCAAGCCACAAGTAACTTATACCGGTAATTATGCTTTACAAACCTACACTGGCTTACCTATAGGGTTAGACTCTTATGATAATGCAAGGCTACAAAACCAGGCATTTAAAAATGATGGGCAGAACGCCCCATGGACAGATGATGAGTTGCAAAAGTTTAAAGATGGGTCTGATCCTTACGGCTATCCGGATGTTAAATGGTTTGATTATTTAACAAAGAAGTTTTACATGCAAACCCAGCATAACATCAACATTAGCGGCGGAACCAAAGTTGCCCGGTATTTTGTTTCGGCGGGTTATGCTTTTCAGGATGGGATCTTTAAAAGTTTTGATTCTCCTTATGGGATCAATACGGTTCCGAATAACAGTCGGTATAATTTCCGTTCGAACCTTGATTTAACACTGAGTAAAGACCTGACGGTGGGAATTAAATTGGGTGGCCGTTTTTCACAAAGGTACCAGCCATCTGGCTTGCTTTCGACATCCGCTTTCTCTTACGATACTATTGAAGGGTTAATTTCCCGTATTTTGCAGGTTCCTTCCTATGCGTATCCGGTAACGTTACCTGATGGGCGCATAGCTCAAAATCCGGGAGTAGGTACCAACATCTGGAATCCATATGCTGTATTGACCCGATTTGGTACCCGTTATGACGATAACAATACTATAGAGAGCACATTTAACATCAACTACAAGCTTGATTTTATTACCAAGGGGCTATCTTTCAAAACCAATTTTGGCTACGACTCTTATTACACCAATGTTGAGCACAGAAACGCCAATTGGGCTGCCTACGTGTGGGACAGAAAAACCGGAGCCATAACGTTATCCACAGATACCCGCAACCGGGATGAGCCTTTAGGCGCCATAACAGTAACTTCACCTGCGGGAACTCCGCCATCAGGTAATACCACAACTAGTATACAAAGTGGTTTTTATTATAACCGCAGTTTTGGACAGCATAGTATATCTGGATTATTATTGGGCGTGCGCCAATTAATTCAGGGGCCAACGGATCCTACCATATCAACAGTACTCACCTCGCCTCCGCAGGCAGCGCAGGGTATAGTTGGCCGTGCAACGTATAATTATGCTGAAAAATATTTTCTTGAATTTAGTGCTGCCTACAACGGATCTGAAAATTTTGAACCTCCATCATACGGTACAGCACACCAATACGGTTTTTTCCCCGCAATTTCTGCCGGGTGGACTTTGAGTAACGAAAGCTTTTTCCCCAAAAACAAAGCAGTAACCTATGTTAAGTTTAGAGGTAGCTACGGTTTAGTTGGTAACGATAAGCTTAATTCTAACCGCTTTTTATTCCTTACTACTTATGGTCCAGGTAGTTCTGTTCTGTTTGGTTCGCCCAATTCAACAACAAGTTATCCAACTAACACCATTAGCGCCCTAGGAAACCCGGAAGTTACCTGGGAAACAGGAACAAAGCGGAATTTAGGATTGGAGACAAGGTTTCTGAATGACAAACTGAAATTGACTGTTGATATTTTTGACGAAACCCGTAAAGATATTTTACAAACGCCAAAAAGTGGCTTGTTGAGTTTTGGTTATACCTACCCCAAGCTAAATGTAGGTAAGGTATATAACAAAGGTTATGAAATTGAGCTTGATTACCAGGGAAGGATAGGGCAGGTAGCATTAGGCATTAATGGACAATTGAGTTATGCTAAAAACGTAGTATTAAATAACGACGAACCGTTAGGCCTGCCCGAAGGCAGTAAAGTGGCCGGAAAAAGTATTGACCAATTTATTGGATACGTAACCGAAGGATTTTATAAAGACGCTGCTGATATAGCCAATTCTCCAAAACCACAAGGAGTTACTCCAATTCCAGGGGACTTGAAATTTAAGGATACTAATGGCGACGGCGTGATTACAACAGATGATTTCCAGGCGATTGGTTATACACCAAATCCGGAGTATATCTACAGTTTTACACCAAGAGTAGCCTATAAAGACATTACACTTTCTGTCCAGTTCCAGGGCGTAGCACATGTAAGTTCAAAATATATTTTGAATGAGCAGAACAACGGGCAGCAAATGTATCCCTTTATGTTGAATTCGTGGACGCCTGACAATGCCGCAACAGCAACCTGGCCGGCACTACATGCGCGTGGTTATACCGGCTCAAACTATGTTTTGAACGATTTTATACTTCAGAACGCGGCTTATTTAAAAATACGAAATGTTGAGTTGGCTTATACGCTACCTAAAAAATGGACAAATGCCCTCAAAATAGCCGGAGCGCGTGTGTATGTAAACGGCACAAATTTATACACCTGGACGCCATTTAAAATGTATGTAGACCCGGAAAACTTAAATATGGTTAATCAAGCCTTCCCACTTACCGCTGTATATCCTTCATCAAGAGTGTTCAACGTAGGTTTAAACATTAATTTTTAA
- a CDS encoding RagB/SusD family nutrient uptake outer membrane protein, whose translation MKNYKIYLLAMVLTFSASCKKNFLDRTPGVDLDEAKTFADPVQTARFADNAYNSLINDYVRFNDHRGCTSQASDEAVSGNSESTVTTLTTGNYHAHALSAALNDITGVWSRMYTGIAITNKVLAHLPTVPLPAPGSSAAAVFNPIKIEGEMRFLRAFFYFELEKRFGGVPLMDKDYTVNDDINFPRASYDQIVSFILSDLAYASSALPNAADLTASNYGRATRGAALALKARVLLYAASPLNNPTNDVTKWKAAAEAAQTVIGLNQYSLQATYADLLNVPSSTEYIMIAIRGPRNISSLLNDFAMSPGSGGAQGQMDPTQNHVDMYEMKNGKAITDPASTYDPQNPYANRDPRFYANIIYNGLPWQGRTIEMWTQGTTHGRDYDPSSIIYTATRYYCKKYWPEVYNTVGGGTSLINYIHFRYGEVLLNYAEAVNEAYGPTVVPPALSDLSLVDQHLSATDAINLIRTRAGMPSVPGGQTTATMRDVIRHERAIELAFEDHRWYDIMRWRIGTQVIATPMYGMNVVKNTNGTFTYSKVLLGNQFQKTYLDYMHHYPIPKSEIYKSKGVLIQNPGWEN comes from the coding sequence ATGAAAAATTACAAAATATATCTATTAGCCATGGTGCTTACTTTTTCGGCATCATGCAAAAAAAACTTTTTAGATCGTACACCCGGAGTTGACCTGGATGAGGCGAAAACGTTTGCCGACCCGGTACAAACGGCCCGCTTTGCCGATAATGCATATAATAGCCTCATCAATGATTATGTCCGTTTTAACGATCACAGGGGTTGTACCTCACAAGCTTCGGATGAAGCTGTATCGGGTAATTCAGAATCAACCGTAACAACATTAACAACAGGTAACTATCATGCCCATGCGTTAAGTGCGGCGCTCAATGACATAACAGGTGTTTGGTCAAGAATGTACACAGGCATAGCCATAACAAATAAAGTATTGGCTCATTTGCCAACTGTTCCATTGCCGGCACCAGGATCTTCTGCCGCAGCTGTTTTTAACCCGATAAAGATTGAGGGCGAAATGCGTTTTTTACGTGCTTTCTTTTACTTTGAATTGGAGAAGAGGTTTGGCGGTGTACCCTTGATGGATAAGGACTACACGGTTAATGATGATATTAATTTTCCAAGAGCAAGTTACGATCAGATCGTTAGTTTTATTCTGTCCGATCTGGCTTATGCATCAAGCGCTTTACCAAACGCTGCCGATTTAACCGCTTCAAATTACGGGCGGGCAACCAGAGGCGCCGCATTGGCGCTTAAGGCCAGGGTATTATTATATGCTGCGAGCCCGCTAAACAATCCAACAAACGATGTAACCAAATGGAAGGCAGCTGCCGAGGCTGCCCAAACAGTGATTGGCCTTAACCAATACAGCCTTCAGGCTACGTATGCTGATCTACTCAATGTTCCTTCATCAACGGAATATATTATGATCGCCATTAGAGGGCCAAGGAATATCAGCAGTCTTTTAAACGATTTTGCCATGTCTCCGGGCTCTGGTGGTGCGCAAGGACAGATGGACCCAACACAAAACCACGTAGACATGTACGAAATGAAAAATGGTAAGGCGATTACCGACCCGGCTTCGACCTACGATCCGCAGAATCCATATGCTAACCGCGATCCGCGATTTTATGCTAATATAATTTACAACGGCCTGCCATGGCAAGGAAGAACCATTGAAATGTGGACTCAGGGAACTACTCACGGTAGAGATTACGATCCGAGCAGTATCATTTACACAGCAACGCGGTACTATTGTAAAAAATACTGGCCAGAGGTTTATAACACGGTTGGTGGCGGAACCTCGCTTATTAATTACATCCACTTCCGCTACGGAGAAGTGTTGTTAAATTATGCAGAAGCTGTAAACGAGGCTTATGGCCCAACCGTGGTTCCACCAGCTTTGTCTGATCTTTCTCTCGTTGATCAGCACCTGTCTGCTACAGACGCCATCAATTTAATTCGCACCCGTGCAGGAATGCCTAGTGTACCAGGTGGGCAAACAACCGCCACCATGCGCGATGTGATACGCCATGAAAGGGCTATTGAACTTGCGTTTGAGGATCATCGCTGGTATGACATTATGCGATGGAGGATTGGAACCCAGGTTATAGCAACCCCAATGTACGGGATGAACGTTGTGAAAAATACAAACGGCACATTTACATATTCAAAGGTTTTGCTGGGTAACCAGTTTCAGAAAACCTACCTGGACTATATGCACCACTATCCGATTCCTAAGAGTGAAATCTATAAAAGTAAGGGTGTACTGATACAAAACCCAGGATGGGAAAACTAA
- a CDS encoding SusC/RagA family TonB-linked outer membrane protein, with amino-acid sequence MKLSKLKYILCGLFLWLSIVQVHGQSPDEQTMVTGKVVNENNDPLPGVKVYIQEGKAGKSVNTDGEGKFYMKCTSSDVFVFKMQGYLTLTKPATEINETRIKLIKALIDAGDDDDVYIPFGVRKRRQISASISTVRGDELPQIPSSSLNNVLTGRLSGLLISANGSQQPGMDISSFLIRGRSSYNNSQDPLILVDGAERDFRSMDLNEIESVSVLKDAGTLAWYGMYAANGVVYVKTKRGNATSTKVTFDAQGGAQKALQITQPLNSYTYATLFNQGLANSGNTAKYDATALNAYQTGSDPYNYPTNNFVRDFTRNIAPTQRYVATVSGGNSFVKFYTLLSYFNQGGIYKGGTNNLYDANTNFERYNLRTNLDLHVNKNLDVSLDIGGRIFNLRFPQVGTGTFLNTIYSTPPNAFPVLNADGSYGGTSLFQKNNPLAMLSAAGVSTDLTRNMLTSISAKQKMNGILDGLSFNIFYSYDITGLYRSGFDQNYEVYDQTGARFGTASIAKYSANTFSGNIRKNELWAGFDYDHNFGKNGFNISTRASQATYATYGSLPNDREGWSNRISYNYSQRYFLELTGTVSGSESFMPGKRFGFFPAASAGWIISDEKFLKNVNFLSFLKLRASYGLVGNDALTTLVRRFAFIDSYNRSATGYNFGTSYTAVGGTSENALANPDLTWEKAYKSSVGFDAKFFKESLSISTDYFYEDRKDLLTTPLYPSILGRNLVQSNDGEASYKGVEINANYKTKFGKVDFNIFGNYTYNTSKIIAINEGAGLPDYQKVNGHPIASVVQGTSNVRNFLQSDGIFQSQAQIDASPIQRFSATVRPGDIKYKDINNDGVIDNLDFVATDYNYVPSAYYGFGFSAAYQNFDFSAFFQGTSGSTISVQNIINSGNANNGYLNQFSVDSWTPANPTASYPRLLQADRGNNTQNSDFWLRSGDYLRLKNVEIGYSLPASLIKRAKLSQVRFYISGLNMLTFDKLGSLNIDPEVPEAGYNSSYPLMKVYSFGLNLKF; translated from the coding sequence ATGAAATTATCAAAATTGAAATATATATTATGCGGCCTTTTTTTATGGCTTAGTATAGTACAGGTACATGGGCAGAGCCCTGATGAGCAAACAATGGTAACGGGCAAGGTTGTAAATGAAAATAACGATCCTCTGCCCGGTGTGAAGGTTTACATTCAGGAAGGTAAAGCAGGTAAAAGCGTTAATACGGACGGGGAAGGGAAATTTTACATGAAATGCACTTCGAGCGATGTTTTTGTATTTAAAATGCAGGGTTATTTAACACTTACCAAACCGGCTACAGAAATAAACGAAACCCGCATAAAATTAATTAAAGCATTAATTGATGCCGGCGATGACGACGACGTATACATACCGTTTGGCGTAAGGAAAAGGCGACAGATATCGGCCAGTATTAGTACTGTAAGGGGCGACGAGTTGCCGCAAATACCCTCTTCGTCATTAAATAATGTTCTTACTGGTCGCTTGTCGGGCTTGTTGATATCAGCCAATGGCTCGCAGCAACCCGGTATGGATATATCGAGTTTTTTAATTCGTGGACGTTCATCTTATAACAACAGTCAGGATCCTTTAATATTGGTTGATGGTGCGGAACGCGATTTCAGATCAATGGACCTGAACGAAATTGAAAGCGTTAGTGTACTTAAAGATGCGGGTACTTTGGCCTGGTATGGAATGTACGCTGCTAATGGTGTTGTTTACGTTAAAACGAAGCGAGGCAATGCAACATCTACCAAGGTTACCTTTGACGCGCAGGGCGGTGCTCAAAAGGCATTGCAAATTACCCAGCCCTTAAATTCTTACACGTATGCTACCTTATTTAACCAAGGCTTAGCCAACAGCGGGAATACTGCTAAGTACGATGCCACGGCTTTGAATGCATACCAAACCGGATCAGACCCATACAATTATCCAACAAATAATTTTGTGCGCGATTTTACCCGCAATATAGCTCCAACGCAACGTTATGTAGCAACAGTATCTGGTGGCAATAGCTTTGTTAAATTTTATACTTTACTGAGTTATTTTAACCAGGGAGGAATTTATAAAGGGGGCACAAATAACCTTTATGACGCCAATACAAATTTTGAGAGATATAACCTGCGGACTAACCTTGACCTGCATGTAAATAAAAACCTCGACGTTTCATTGGATATTGGCGGAAGGATTTTTAACCTTCGCTTTCCGCAGGTTGGCACCGGTACTTTTTTGAATACCATTTATAGCACGCCGCCCAACGCCTTTCCGGTGTTGAATGCCGATGGCTCATACGGCGGAACTTCTCTGTTTCAAAAAAATAATCCTTTGGCCATGTTGTCGGCAGCCGGTGTAAGCACAGATCTGACCCGGAATATGCTCACTTCTATATCAGCCAAACAAAAAATGAATGGCATACTGGATGGCTTAAGCTTCAATATTTTCTATTCTTATGATATCACGGGGTTGTACAGATCGGGTTTTGACCAAAATTATGAAGTTTACGATCAAACCGGTGCCCGGTTCGGAACGGCATCAATAGCAAAGTACTCGGCCAATACTTTTTCGGGTAACATTCGCAAAAACGAGTTGTGGGCCGGTTTTGACTACGACCACAATTTCGGTAAAAATGGATTTAATATTTCAACGCGGGCATCGCAGGCCACTTATGCTACATATGGGTCATTACCCAATGATCGCGAAGGTTGGTCAAACCGGATTTCCTATAACTATAGTCAACGTTATTTCCTTGAGTTAACAGGTACAGTTTCCGGGTCGGAGAGTTTTATGCCAGGAAAGCGTTTTGGATTTTTCCCGGCCGCATCAGCGGGCTGGATAATTTCGGACGAAAAGTTTTTGAAAAATGTTAATTTTCTAAGCTTTTTGAAACTTAGAGCCTCATATGGGCTGGTTGGTAACGATGCCCTTACTACGCTGGTGCGCAGATTTGCTTTTATAGATAGCTATAACCGTAGTGCTACCGGCTATAATTTTGGTACAAGTTATACAGCCGTTGGCGGTACTTCGGAAAATGCTTTGGCAAACCCTGATCTTACCTGGGAAAAAGCATACAAAAGTAGTGTAGGCTTTGATGCTAAATTTTTTAAGGAATCGCTTAGCATCAGTACCGACTATTTTTACGAAGACAGGAAGGATCTATTAACAACACCATTGTATCCTAGCATACTGGGTCGCAATTTAGTTCAGTCTAACGATGGGGAAGCATCATATAAAGGCGTTGAAATTAACGCCAATTATAAAACCAAATTTGGTAAGGTTGATTTTAACATTTTCGGTAACTACACCTACAACACGAGTAAAATTATAGCGATAAACGAGGGAGCGGGGCTACCAGATTATCAAAAGGTAAATGGCCACCCTATTGCAAGTGTAGTGCAGGGAACAAGCAATGTTAGGAATTTCTTGCAATCTGACGGGATCTTTCAAAGCCAGGCGCAGATCGACGCTTCGCCAATACAGCGTTTTTCAGCTACAGTACGTCCCGGTGATATCAAATATAAGGATATCAACAACGACGGCGTAATTGATAACCTGGACTTCGTTGCAACTGATTATAATTATGTTCCAAGTGCTTATTATGGTTTTGGTTTTTCGGCCGCTTACCAAAATTTCGATTTTTCAGCATTTTTTCAGGGCACAAGTGGCAGTACGATTAGTGTTCAAAATATTATCAACTCCGGAAATGCAAACAACGGCTACCTGAACCAATTCAGTGTCGACTCTTGGACACCTGCTAATCCTACCGCTAGTTATCCGAGATTGCTGCAGGCAGATAGAGGAAATAATACCCAGAACTCTGATTTTTGGTTAAGGTCCGGAGATTATTTGCGCCTTAAAAATGTTGAAATAGGCTATTCCCTGCCCGCTTCTTTAATCAAGAGAGCTAAACTATCGCAAGTTAGGTTTTATATAAGTGGCTTGAATATGCTGACTTTTGACAAGCTGGGGAGTTTAAATATCGATCCCGAGGTACCTGAAGCAGGATACAATTCTTCCTATCCGTTAATGAAAGTTTATTCATTCGGGCTAAACCTCAAGTTTTAA
- a CDS encoding RagB/SusD family nutrient uptake outer membrane protein, with the protein MKKYLLFLLIIAASFYIAGCSKDKFLQDGSTTSDGSLTEAQEWANPDFARNFLNNIYSTLQIRYDLDGSGAMLASGCDEAVNSNLNSSINIFNNGSWGPVRTIDDVYTNMYLGIHKANIFLAKANGSGILPAAELTTSLPADLTYDAQIFRIRGEAFFLRAFFEFELVKRYGSMVIITKNLTTNDNLDLPRNTFDECVNEISLDCDSAIARLPLNTAAWATNNRGRATQTAAMALKARLLLYAASPQYNPSGDVTRWQKAADAAKALIDKNAHALYNSYSNIFLWNTTNSAYNTEVIFATQTLNDASVEMANAPISFDGATGRTDPSQNIVDLFEMKTTGRPIGDAASGYSASAPYTNRDPRLGFAVLYNSPTATTGLFKSKVVETFIGGKDGIGTNNNATKTGYYLHKFLADGAVWNSSSNTNVRKPWVLFRYAEVLLNYAEALNEAQGTAQTTQILSALNTIRARTGVAMPALQTTNPTGNGYVANTQAELRKRIHNEREVELCFEEHRFFDVRRWKEADVTFNQPIIGMQITKSSAGVYTYQTFTVENRTFAAKNYLYPVSQTELNKAPNLKQNPGY; encoded by the coding sequence ATGAAAAAATATTTATTATTTCTGCTGATAATCGCAGCCAGCTTTTACATAGCGGGATGTAGCAAAGATAAATTTCTGCAAGACGGTTCCACTACTTCTGACGGGTCGCTCACCGAGGCACAGGAATGGGCCAATCCGGATTTTGCGAGGAATTTTTTAAACAACATTTATTCAACCTTGCAGATCAGGTATGATCTTGACGGTAGCGGCGCGATGTTAGCATCGGGCTGTGATGAAGCCGTTAATTCAAACCTTAACTCCTCGATCAATATTTTCAACAATGGGTCTTGGGGGCCAGTGCGCACCATAGATGATGTTTATACCAATATGTACCTGGGTATACATAAAGCCAACATATTTTTGGCTAAGGCCAATGGCAGCGGTATATTGCCTGCGGCCGAATTAACAACCTCATTACCTGCAGACCTTACTTACGATGCCCAGATATTCAGAATACGGGGTGAAGCATTTTTTTTAAGGGCATTTTTTGAATTCGAGTTAGTTAAACGTTACGGAAGCATGGTTATAATTACCAAGAATTTAACAACCAATGACAACCTTGATTTGCCTCGTAACACTTTTGACGAATGCGTAAATGAGATATCCTTGGATTGCGACTCCGCAATTGCACGTTTACCATTGAATACAGCAGCATGGGCAACCAATAATCGTGGCCGTGCCACGCAAACCGCCGCTATGGCCCTGAAAGCAAGGTTGCTTTTGTACGCCGCAAGCCCTCAGTATAATCCATCGGGTGATGTAACCAGGTGGCAAAAAGCTGCCGATGCCGCCAAAGCCTTGATAGACAAGAACGCGCACGCGTTGTATAATTCATACTCCAATATATTTTTATGGAACACAACCAATTCGGCATATAACACCGAGGTGATCTTCGCTACTCAAACGCTTAACGACGCTAGCGTAGAAATGGCCAATGCACCTATAAGCTTTGACGGGGCAACCGGTAGAACAGACCCGAGCCAGAATATTGTTGACCTATTTGAGATGAAAACGACAGGACGCCCAATAGGCGATGCCGCATCTGGTTATTCTGCTTCGGCACCCTATACCAATCGCGATCCCAGATTGGGGTTTGCTGTATTATATAATAGCCCTACTGCAACAACCGGGTTATTTAAAAGTAAGGTGGTTGAAACGTTTATTGGTGGAAAGGATGGCATTGGCACTAACAATAACGCAACTAAAACCGGCTATTACTTACATAAGTTTTTAGCTGATGGAGCGGTTTGGAACTCATCATCTAACACCAATGTGCGTAAACCTTGGGTGCTGTTTAGGTATGCCGAAGTATTGCTCAATTATGCCGAAGCACTTAACGAAGCGCAGGGAACGGCCCAAACAACACAAATATTGTCGGCCTTAAATACAATTCGGGCCAGAACGGGGGTAGCTATGCCAGCTTTACAAACAACAAATCCAACAGGTAATGGTTACGTAGCAAATACCCAGGCCGAATTGCGCAAACGCATACACAATGAACGCGAAGTTGAACTTTGCTTTGAAGAGCATCGCTTTTTCGACGTAAGACGTTGGAAAGAAGCAGATGTAACTTTCAATCAGCCTATTATAGGTATGCAGATCACAAAAAGTTCGGCCGGTGTTTATACATACCAAACTTTTACCGTAGAAAACAGAACGTTTGCTGCTAAAAATTACCTGTATCCAGTTTCTCAAACCGAGTTAAACAAAGCTCCCAACTTAAAACAAAACCCCGGATATTAA